A window of Thermotoga sp. Mc24 genomic DNA:
AAGGGTCGCTTTCCTTCCTTCTGCAAGAAGTTCATCCAGGTCCCCCGTCGAGAAGATGTAGAAGTCGTATCCGGGCACTTTCTCCCACACGGTGTATTTCTTCTCTCCGTTGTATTCGTACTCTACGTATTTCTCTCCACCTTTCTTTGCCTCTTCAAACGCTTTCTCAAACCCTCCAAACTCTTTCACGTCTCTCATGAAATTCCCCATGTCTTTGTGAATCAATACCTTCCCGTCATCCGTGACGAGTACTCCGTAGCCATTTTCACCCAATTTGCCACCTTCTGCCACCGTACGCCAAAAATCCTTGTTCTGAGAGAGATCTATCACATAACCCACCGCACCGAGTGTGCCTGCACCGAACGCACCAAGGGGAGCTAAAACAACGAAGGATGGTTTACCTTCAAAGACATCAGAGGTAACTAAATATGGATTTTGCGAATTCTTAACAAGGTTCATGTATTTTTGATAAATGGTTGATGAAGAATCAATCTGCTTCAATCCATCAGCTTTAGCAATGTAGCCAGAACCCGTCATTTCTTCTATCGCAATTCCAGCAATAAGTGTATTGGAAGCTTCTTTGAGGAGCTTGACCATATTGGAAGCCATGGAATAGGTATCGAGAAGCTGTGCTTCCATGGACTGAGTCAGAACAACTGCCCTTTCTACATACTTGTTCAATTTTTCGGCGAAATAATTTGAAAGAACATGAATCTGAACTGTTGCATTCTTTTTGACAGTTTCAACAACCGCGCCAGAAACGCTCTGATAAATGAGATAAAAACTAACAAGAAGCCCTGCCAGAACAACCAGTATAACAAGGAAAACTTTCGCACGAAGTGTCATGGCTTCACCCTCCCGGTTTCGGTGTTATCAACTTTTATTTTATCAAAGATGTCAACAAAAAAGAAAGGGTACCGGAAACAGCGGGAGTTAAAAACCACCCACTCAAAATCCTTATTAAAACTTTCTTATTTCCCAGATTCATACCCTTCGAGTAACCGGCTCCCAGAACGGCTCCCACAATAGCTTGAGAGGAAGAGACAGGAATCCCAATCAAGCTGAAAGCCCACACAACCATTGCTTGTGATAAAACCGCTATAAGAGAAGTAAAATGATCTAATTCTATTAGATTTTTCCCCACTGTCAACATCACGTTCTTACTGTAGGTGAGAATTCCAAGAGCTATGCTGATTCCACCAAGAAGAGCAGCTTGCTCGATCGTCAGGATCTTTCCGGCGAACACTCCCGTTACGTTCGCGACGTTGTTCGCTCCCAAGGAAAACGCACCGTAAGTACCTATGATCCACGCGGAAGTTTTTATCACACTGTCTTGAATTTGAATGCTGGAAATTCTCCTGAAGAGAAACGAAAGAGCTGGATAGAAGATGAGACTCAAAAGGAAGGCTCCAACTGGTGTTAAAAACCACACAGCAAGTATTTTTGTGATCGCAGAAAGATTGATCCCACCAACGCCCAGTACCGTGACATTGGCTCCTATTATTCCTCCAACCACAGCTTGAGATGTGGACACAGGTATCCCGAGTTTCGTCATGATCGTGACTGTAAGGGCACCTGAAAGAACTGCTATACTGGAGACAAACAGATCAGAAGCACTAAGGGAACTGATATTCTGAAGCCCCTTCGCTCCTCCGAGAACAGAACCCAGAATTACAAAAATGCTCGCCACCATGGTGGCTTTTCTGTAAGGAATGAGTCCCGATCCCACGAAAGGGCCAAAGACGTTTGCCGCATCGTTGGCACCCAGCGCCCATCCCAGAAAGAGAGAAGGTAAAAGGAGTATGAACATTACAACCCCTCCTGTAGTGTGTTTTCTATTGTATCACTTTGAACCCTTTTCATGATACATCTGTCTCAAGTAACGAAGAACTAGAAAACCCAACAGAACTTCACATAATTTTAAAAATAAGGTACCCATTTAGGAAAGAAATTAGAATCTTCTCTTAACCTGTTACATTTAAAATGTATCACGGAGAATGAAAGTTGACCCCCCTATCCCCCTTGAGATACACCCCCCACGGCCTTGGCGGGCTCGAAAGAGCCCGCATTTTTTTGTACAAGAACCCCACCAAATGTGGCCTGATGTGATAGAATTTACACAGCAAATCTCATATTCAGGAGGGATAGTCGTGGTAGATATTGGCACCTTAATCTTTCAAATTTTCTGGATGATCTTTATTTTTTCACTCATTACGCCTTTTCTCAGGAATTCTGCTCTCAAATCAGCCAGAGAAACCCTGATAAGAGAAATTGAAAAAAAGAGAAACAGCCGTGTGATCACACTGATTCACAGAACGGAATCTATCAGTTTTCTCGGTTTTCCAGTACGCAGGTACATAGATATCGAAGACTCTGAAGAGATACTGAGAGCGATTAAGTTAACACCTCCTGATATGCCGATAGATCTCATACTACACACACCTAGCGGACTCGTATTGGCAGCGGAACAGATTGCCAGAGCTTTGAAAATGCACAGGGGAAAGGTAACGGTTTTTGTTCCACATTATGCCATGTCCGGTGGAACGTTGATAGCCCTCGCCGCCGACGAGATTATCATGGATGAGAACGCTGTTCTGGGGCCGCTAGATCCCCAGATAGGAAATATGCCCGCTCCCTCCATTCTCGCCGCTGTAAGAAAAAAGGATGTGAACCAAGTTGATGACCAGACACTGATACTTGCAGACATAGCGGAAAAAGCGATCAGACAGGTTAAAGAATTTGTGGTGGAAATTCTTTCAGACAAAGTGCCAAAGGAGAAAGCTGAAGAAATCGCCGATAAACTCTGCAGTGGACACTGGACACACGATTATCCGCTGAACTACGAAAAACTCAGAGAGATGGGTATACAGGTGAAAACGGACATGCCTCAGGAAATATACGATCTCATGGATCTTTACAAACAGGCCGAACCCAAGAGACCTTCTGTGAACTACATTCCTGCTCCCTACTACAACAGAAAGGAGACGGGTAATGGGAATAGATGAGCTCTACAAAAAGGAATTTGGAATCGTAGCAGGCGTGGATGAAGCAGGAAGAGGATGTCTCGCAGGTCCCGTTGTGGCGGCCGCTGTCGTTCTGGAAAAGGAAATAGAAGGAATAAACGACTCAAAACAGCTTTCTCCCTCGAAAAGGGAGAAGCTCTTCGATGAAATAATGAAGAAGGCAGCTGTTGGTATAGGAATCGCATCTCCAGAGGAAATAGACCTCTACAACATATTCAACGCCACAAAAATTGCTATGAATCGAGCACTGGAGAACCTACCCGTGAAACCCTCGTTCGTGCTCGTTGACGGAAAGGGAATCGAGCTGAATGTTCCCGGTACATGCTTGGTGAAAGGAGATCAGAAAAGTAAACTGATAGGAGCAGCCTCCATTGTTGCAAAAGTATTCAGGGATAGATTGATGAACGAGTTCCACAGGATGTATCCCCAGTTTTCCTTCCACAAACACAAAGGTTACGCCACAAAAGAACATCTGAACGAAATCGGAGAGAACGGAGTTTTACCCATCCACAGGATGAGTTTTGATCCCGTTTTAGAACTTCTGACCGATGATTTGTTGAGGGAGTTCTTCGAAAAAGGACTCATCTCCGAAAATCGATTCGAACATATAAAGAACCTTCTGGGGGCGAGAAAAAGTGTGGTTTTCCGGAAAGAAAGAACAGGTCATAATCTCTCTCTTTTTTAAACACATCGACAAAGTTGAAGAAACTCTGGAATGCGTCTTCGATCTCATAAAAAAGTATTTTGAAGATACTGACGACATCGAGTCTCTTTATCTCCGGACACAAAGGCTTGAAAGCGAAGCCGATCGATTACGTCGAAAAACAGAGATGGAAATGTACAGTGGAGCGTTCCTGCCGAATTTCAGAGGAGATCTTCTGGGACTGATTGAAGCCGTAGATAAGGTGGCGAACAAAGCCGAGTATGTGGCGGACTTGATTGTTCTTCAAAAACCAGAAGTTCCCCACGAACTGAAAGATCTTATTTTGTCGCAGATGGAATATTCTCTGAAGGCTTACGAATCACTGAAAAGTGCACTCAGGTTTTTGTTCGAGGATCTCGAGAGAGTTGAAGAGTTCGTTCTCGCCGTGGAGAAATACGAACACGACGAAGATACCGTGGAGCGAACGGCCCTCAGAAAGCTCTTTGAGATGGACATCGAAAGGTGTGTAAAACTTGAAGTGAAAGAACTGATAAGAAGTATAGGGGACATAGCCGATAGAACGGAGGATGCGTCTGATAGAGCAGAAATCATCCTTCTGAAAAGGAGGTTCTGAAGTGAAAGAGGCAGGGATTCTCTTCGAAGAACTCGTATCCATAATGGAAAAACTGCGATCTCCTGAAGGATGTGAATGGGACAGAAAGCAAACTCACGAGAGCTTGAAGCCGTATCTTATCGAGGAATGCTACGAACTGATCGAAGCGATAGACGAAAAAAACGACGAGATGATGAAAGAGGAACTCGGTGATGTGCTGCTTCAGGTGGTGTTCCACGCACAGATAGCCCGCGAAAGAGGCGCTTTCACCATTGAGGATGTGATACGAACCCTCAACGAAAAATTGATCAGACGACATCCACACGTTTTCGGAGACAGCCCAGGGTATTCTTACAAACAATGGGAAGATATAAAAGCTCAGGAAAAAGGAAAGAAGAAATCTTCGAGGATCGGTGAAATAAACCCGCTCGTTCCCGCTCTCTCGATGGCAAGAAGAATCCAGGAAAACGCGTCGCAGGTGGGATTTGACTGGAAAGATCCAGAAGGAGTCTACGAGAAGATAGAGGAAGAATTGAAAGAACTGAAAGAGGCAAGTAATCCCAGTGAGTTGGAAGAGGAATTCGGTGACCTGTTGTTTTCGATGGTCAATCTCTCAAGATTTCTGAACGTTGATCCTGAATCGGCTCTGAGAAAGGCCACGAGAAAGTTTGTCGAAAGATTCAAAAGGATGGAGGAGTTAATAGAGAAGGATGGTTTGATTCTTGAAGAACTTCCCATTGAAAAGTTGGACGAATACTGGGAAAGGACGAAAGGAGGAGATGAAGCATGAGAAAGTTGATCTTCGCGATTCTGGCGGTACTGGGAATCAGTCTCTTTGGACAGGCAACAATCACATCCAGCACTGTCGTTGCCATAGTCAATGGAGAGTCTATCACCTCTGATTTACTCGAACTCGAAGCAGATATAGATGGAATTTTGAGAAACATTTCTCAGATCGATTTGAGATTTTTCAACGTTCTTACAGGCACCGAAGAAGGCCTGAAATTGCTGTTGAAATACAAACAAGAAGTTCTCAACTCTTTAATAGACGATCTTCTCATTCAGCAGCTTGCGAAAAAAGAGGGAGTCGGAGTAAGTGACGAAGAAGTAAAGGGAGAAGTTGAAACAAGGCTCAAAGAAACAGTTGAATCCATGGGTATAACCCTGGAAGACCTCGACAAGTTTCTTCAGAGCGCCGGATACGGTGATCTCGAAACTTTCAAAAAGAGATTGCAATGGCATATGAAAACACAGCTTTCACTCCAGAGGCTCCAGGAGAAAATCACTCAGAGCGCAACCGTCACACTCGAAGAAGCACAGAACTACTACAATCAGAACAAAGAGACTTACAGAATACCCGCCGCCGTTCATCTCTACAAAATCACCACCGAGGATAAGAGTAAAATGGATGAAGCACTTTCAAAGATCAGAAAAGGGGAAGACTTTCTCGAGGTTGCGACGCAGGTGGCAACCGGTGGTGATCTCGGCTGGATTGAAGAAGGAAAATTGGAAAAAGACATAGAAAGTGTGATTTTCGACGCTCCAGAAGGGGCCATTCTTGGACCCTTCGAGTCCGGAGGTAAATTCGTGCTCTACAAAGTTGTCGAGAAACGATCTTCTTCCTACAAAAAATTCGAAGAGGTCAAACAGGAAATCATGAGTGAATTGCTCGCAGACAAGAAGAATCAGTTGTGGAACGATTGGTTCAACAAAGTGTTCGAAGAGTTCAAAAAGAATAGCCAAATAGAGATAAAACTTGGAGGGAGTCAGGGATGAAATTGAGGACGAAAACGATGGAGTGGTCGGGAGACTCTCTGAGACTCCTTGATCAGAGAAAACTACCATTCGTTGAAGAATACGTGGAGTGCAAAACACACGAAGAAGTTGCGTACGCCATAAAGGAAATGATCGTCAGAGGGGCTCCTGCCATAGGAGTCACCGCGGCGTTTGGATACGTCCTGGGACTCAAAGAATACAAAACGGGAAGCTTGATGGACTGGATGAGACAGGTAAAAGAGACTTTGGCCAGAACAAGGCCCACGGCTGTAAACCTGTTCTGGGCACTGAACAGGATGGAAAAGGTATTCTCCGAGAACTTTGACAGAGAAAATCTCTTCGAGATCTTGGAAAACGAAGCGCTGAAGATGGCATATGAAGATATAGAGGTCAACAAAGCGATTGGAAGGAACGGTGCCCAGCTCATAAAAGATGGATCAACCATCCTCACCCACTGCAACGCAGGAGCCCTCGCAACTGTAGATTACGGTACTGCCCTTGGGGTGATAAGGGCGGCTGTGGAAGCAGGAAAACGAATCAAAGTGTTTGCGGATGAAACAAGACCTTACCTTCAGGGAGCACGACTTACCGCCTGGGAACTCATGAAAGACGGTATAGAAGTCTATGTCATCACCGACAACATGGCCGGGTGGTTGATGAAGAAGGGGTTGATCGATGCCGTCGTGGTTGGAGCGGACAGAATCGCTCTGAACGGTGACACAGCAAACAAAATAGGAACTTATTCTTTAGCCGTTCTTGCGAAGAGAAACAACATACCGTTCTACGTTGCAGCTCCTGTCTCGACGATAGATCCAACTATAAAAAGTGGAGAAGAAATACCCATAGAGGAAAGAAGGCCAGAAGAGGTCACTCACTGTGGCGGGAACAGAATAACCCCGGAGGGAATAAAAGTTCTGAACCCCGCTTTCGACGTCACAGAAAATTCTCTCATAACGGCGATAATAACGGAAAAAGGTGTGATCAAACCTCCTTTCGAAGAGAACATAAAGAAGATCCTTGGGGTGTGATTTTGGAGACCATATTCAGTTTTCTCGAAGAGAGATTTCTTGCGTGGATGTGTATTTTCACAAGGTTCACAGGGTTCTTTTTGATCGCTCCCTTCTTTTCCGAGAGAGTGTTTCCTGTGGAAGTGAGGGTATTTCTGGGATTGTTTACGAGCTGGTTGATGCTCTTTACAGTCGATGCATCCATACCCCTGAATACTCCTGTTTTGAGTTTCACTTTGAATCTGTTTTTCAACTTTCTCGTTGGGTTTGGAATCGGTTTTATCGTCTATCTGTTTCTTCAGGCGTTCAACGGGGCGGGATACATCTTTGGCTTTCAAATTGGATTCGGAATGGAAGAGGTACTGGCCTTCGGTGAAGAAGAAACAAACCCCACGGGAGAACTGGTTTACTTCATCGCTCTCACTGTTTTTGTGCTGATAAAGGGACCTGTTCTCATGTTTGAGGGATTGAGGGACTCAATCGATGTCTTCCCCGTGAACCTCACAGGTATTGCGGACGGGTTCTTCTCTTACATCGTGGAAAGATCGAGCGACTTCTTCGTGTTGATCCTGAAAATAGGAGCACCAGTCATCGCCTTCATGCTCATCATAAGTATTGTTCTTGGTATCGTCTCGAGGCTCATTCCACAGATGAACGTCTTCATGGTCGGATTGCCCCTGAAAGCGATCGTTGGGGTTATATTGATTCTGGGGATGTTGCCGATATGGGCGGACATGGCTCAAAAGATTTCGGCGCTCAGCTGGAACGCTATTCAAGAATTTCTTGGGAAATAGAACTCCTGCTCTTTGCCGAAGCAGAGAGAACAGAACGCGCCACTCCCAGAAAGAGAAGGAGAGTAAGAGAAGAAGGTAGAGCTCCCGTATCCAGGGAGCTTAATATGGCTGTCACCTTCCTCGTGTTCGCCTTAGCGCTGAAGATTCTTGGATATCAAGGTGTACAGAGGATCACAGAAGACGTTCAGGTCTTCCTATCGTTCGAAGAGACGGAAAATTTACTCGTGAATACTGTGAACGCTTTTAAAGACGTGTTTTTGATCATAGGAGCCTTTGTGGTGTTCTCCATGGTCGCAGGCGTTATGATAGGCGCCCTTCAGACAAGATTTTTATTCGCTCCGAAAGCGTTGAAACCTGACCTCAACAGAATCAACCCGATAGAAGGTTTTAAGAGATTGTTCTCACTCAGATCACTCGTGGAACTTTTGAAGTCTGTCCTCAAGGTCGCCATTGTGGGGATTGTGGTCTATCAGGTCTTGAAAAACAGATGGAGCGAAATGATTCTCCTGACAGAAATGAGCGTGAACGATGCCTTTGTGAAATTCTGGGGCATCGCCTCTGAGATCACGTTGAAAAGCGGAATGGTCCTTCTCGCTCTCGCTGTTTTCGATTACTTCTACCAGAGATGGGAATTCGAAAAGAGTATTCGTATGACGAAGCAGGAAGTGAAGGACGAACTGAAAGAAGTGGAAGGAAATCCCGAGATAAAGCGAAGACAAAGACAAATGATGTATGATATCCTACGAAGAAGAATGCTGGAAGAGGTTCCAAAGGCAGATGTTGTGATCACCAACCCCACTCACTTCGCTGTTGCTCTGAAATACGATCCGGACACAATGAACGCACCAGTTGTGATAGCGAAAGGTGTGGATCATCTGGCACTGAAAATAATAGAAATCGCAAAAGAGAACGATGTACCCGTTTTGAGAAATCCGTCTCTTGCGAGGTCTCTATACTACAAAACGGAGATAGGTGAAGAAATTCCGGTAGAATTTTACAGGATAGTTGCGGAGGTACTCGTTTACGTTTACACGAAAAAGGGCGTGAGAATTTGAAGAATGTAGATATAATCGTTTCTCTGATGATAGTTGCTATCGTCCTTTTAATGGTGCTGCCCGTACCGGACAGGATGCTGGATTTTTTCCAGATCCTGAACATAACCCTTTCCATGATCATACTGTTTTCTACCATGTACATAAGAAACGCCCTTGAACTCTCTTCATTTCCAACTCTGCTTCTTGTGGTGACCCTGTTCAGGCTCGGTCTCAACGTAGCTTCAACAAGGCTCATTCTCCTCGAGGGTCCAAAATTCCAGGGACGGGTTATAAGAACCTTCGGAGATTTCGTTGTAAAAGGAGATTATGTCGTTGGTCTCATCGTCTTTTTCATCCTCGTCATCATCCAGTTCATCGTCATCACCAGGGGTGCGGAGAGAATAGCAGAGGTGGCCGCAAGATTCACCCTCGACGCTATGCCCGGAAAACAGATGAGTGTGGATGCTGACCTGAACAGCGGATTGATAACCGAGGAAGAAGCGAGGAAAAGGAGAGAAGACATCAGGAGAGAAGCGGATTTCTATGGAGCCATGGACGGTGCAAGCAAATTCGTGAGAGGAGATGCCATAGCGAGTATTATCATCGTTTTTATAAACATAATCGGCGGACTTCTGATAGGTATGCTCAGACACGGGATGAGTCTTGTAGAGGCCGCTCAGGAATACGTGATCCTCACCGTGGGAGATGGCCTTGCGGCACAGATCCCGGCCCTTCTCGTTTCAACCGCCACCGGTATAATTGTCTCCAGGGCCGCATCCAAGGAAAATCTCGGAAAAGATCTCGTCACAGAACTTTCGAGAGAAACGAAAGTACTCCTCCTCACCGGTGGAGTGTTGATTTTCTTGGGCATTTTCACTCCCATACCGTTCTTCAGCGCCATACTTGGTGGAGCGTTGATACTTCTTGCGGTGTACACCTCCCGAGCCGTTCCTCAGGAGGAACTGGCGGGTCCTACTCCTACGGAAAGACCCAGTGGGCCAGTTCTCTCTACACCTGAAGAGGTTTCCGAGATCATACAGAGCGATACCGTTGAGGTGGAGATCGGCTACGGATTGATACCGCTCGCCGATCCATCACAGGGAGGAGACCTCCTCGATAGAATCACCTCCATCAGAAAACAGCTCGCATTCGAGCTGGGACTTGTCGTCTCTCCCATCAGAGTAAGGGACAGTGTGCTTTTGAAACCAAACGAATATTCCATAAAGATCCGCGGAAGCGAAGTTGCAAGGTACGAACTCGTACCAAACAGGCTCCTCGCCATAAATCCAGGAACTGCTAAGGAAAAGATTCCTGGTATTCCAACCAGAGAACCAGCGTTCAATTTGGAAGCATACTGGATAGAAGAGTGGAGAAAGGAAGAAGCCCAGCAAAAAGGTTACACGGTCGTGGATCCACCAACCGTGTTCGCCACACACCTTTCTGAAGTCCTGAGAAGACACGCCGATGAACTCCTCGGCTTCAAAGAGCTCGAACTTCTTATAGAAGGACTGAAGGAGAAGTTCCCGAAGCTGGTGGAAGACCTCATACCGGATGTTTTGAAGCCCGCTGAAATCAAAAAGATACTTCAAAGACTTCTAAAAGAGGGAGTATCCATTCGAAACCTTCCAACGATCTTTGAAACTCTACTTGAGAGTGCTGAGAAAAGTAAGGATATAGACTACCTCGTGGAAAGCGTAAGGAAAGCGCTGAGACGTCAAATAGCTTCGATGATCCGTTCCGAAGATGGGAAGATACACGCGATCGTTCTGGAGAGAGACCTCGAGCAGAAGCTCCTGGAATCGCTGAAAGAATTAGGAGAAGAAAGGGAGCTTCTTCTCAACCCTGAAGTTTCCAGAGAGTTGATGAACAAAATTTCAAACGAACTGGGAAATCTCATGAAAAAAGGTTATCAACCTGTTATCGTGTGTTCGGCAAGGATCAGACCTTACTTTTCCAGATACATAATGCGAACGATCCCGGGTGTTTATGTGATTTCCTACGATGAAATACCAGATGACTACATCCTTCAAATTGAAGGTGTGGTGAAATTATGAAAATAAAAAAATACGTTGCTGAGAGCATCAGAGAAGCGATGATAATGATAAGGAGGGAACTGGGAGAAAACGCCGTTATTTTGAGTTCTCGAAGAATAAAAAAAGGGGGGTTCTTTGGAATAGGTGGAAGAACGTACTTTGAAGTGACAGCTGCGGTTGAGGAAGAAAGAGAAAAAGAGGAAAACACGAGCTACAGACTACAGGAAATACTCGTAAAGAATCGACAGATTTCGAACGATAATATCAAAGGGGAGTTCGATGAGATAAAACGGACGATAAACGAGATAAAGCAGATGCTTGTAACTGAAAAGAGGCAAACTCTACCAGAAGGGCTTTCAAAAATTCTTTACGGTATGGAGAAACAGGAAATTCTCCCGGAAATCAGATACAAACTGATAGATTTTCTGAGAATGAAGTTTGGAGATCTGGATCCGAATTCGAATGAGACTTTCAAGATTTTGTCGGAGCAATTCGCAAACCTTGTGAAGACAAATGCACCAGATTTCAAAAACGCAAAAGTACTCTTTGTGGGAACAACAGGTGTAGGGAAAACTACTTCACTCGCCAAACTTGCGGCTCGTTTCAAGATAGACGAAAAGAAAAGAGTCGCTATACTGACACTCGACACGTACCGGATAGCGGCAGCGGAACAGTTGAAAATATACGCAGATATCATGGACATTCCCATGAAGATCGCTTATACTCCAAAAGAAGCCGAGTACGAAATGATGGCTCTGAAGGATTACGACATCGTTCTTGTGGACACAGCCGGGAGAAGTCATCAAAACGATCTTCAAATGAGCGAACTCAGAGCACTTTCAGAAGCTGTAAAGCCAGATATCACTTTTCTGGTAATTTCTATGAACTACAAGCTCGATGACGTGAAAAGAATCGCTGAAAGGTTCTCCGCCGTGAAACCAACTCACATCATTCTCACCAAAATGGATGAAACATCGATGTACGGAACGTTCATAAACATATCAGAAATCACGGGACTTCCCATCGCATTCGTGACAAATGGGCAGAGAGTCCCCGATGATATATTCGAAGCGAATTCCGTGGAACTTGCCAGGATTGTCGCCGGTGAGGTGTTGAATCATGCCAGATCAGGCGGAACATCTGAGAAAGACTGAACCGAATATAATAAGTGTTCTCAGCGGTAAGGGTGGTGTAGGAAAATCCGTGATAGCTGTCAACCTTTCCCTTGCTCTTAAAGAGA
This region includes:
- the flhA gene encoding flagellar biosynthesis protein FlhA translates to MKNVDIIVSLMIVAIVLLMVLPVPDRMLDFFQILNITLSMIILFSTMYIRNALELSSFPTLLLVVTLFRLGLNVASTRLILLEGPKFQGRVIRTFGDFVVKGDYVVGLIVFFILVIIQFIVITRGAERIAEVAARFTLDAMPGKQMSVDADLNSGLITEEEARKRREDIRREADFYGAMDGASKFVRGDAIASIIIVFINIIGGLLIGMLRHGMSLVEAAQEYVILTVGDGLAAQIPALLVSTATGIIVSRAASKENLGKDLVTELSRETKVLLLTGGVLIFLGIFTPIPFFSAILGGALILLAVYTSRAVPQEELAGPTPTERPSGPVLSTPEEVSEIIQSDTVEVEIGYGLIPLADPSQGGDLLDRITSIRKQLAFELGLVVSPIRVRDSVLLKPNEYSIKIRGSEVARYELVPNRLLAINPGTAKEKIPGIPTREPAFNLEAYWIEEWRKEEAQQKGYTVVDPPTVFATHLSEVLRRHADELLGFKELELLIEGLKEKFPKLVEDLIPDVLKPAEIKKILQRLLKEGVSIRNLPTIFETLLESAEKSKDIDYLVESVRKALRRQIASMIRSEDGKIHAIVLERDLEQKLLESLKELGEERELLLNPEVSRELMNKISNELGNLMKKGYQPVIVCSARIRPYFSRYIMRTIPGVYVISYDEIPDDYILQIEGVVKL
- the flhF gene encoding flagellar biosynthesis protein FlhF, with amino-acid sequence MKIKKYVAESIREAMIMIRRELGENAVILSSRRIKKGGFFGIGGRTYFEVTAAVEEEREKEENTSYRLQEILVKNRQISNDNIKGEFDEIKRTINEIKQMLVTEKRQTLPEGLSKILYGMEKQEILPEIRYKLIDFLRMKFGDLDPNSNETFKILSEQFANLVKTNAPDFKNAKVLFVGTTGVGKTTSLAKLAARFKIDEKKRVAILTLDTYRIAAAEQLKIYADIMDIPMKIAYTPKEAEYEMMALKDYDIVLVDTAGRSHQNDLQMSELRALSEAVKPDITFLVISMNYKLDDVKRIAERFSAVKPTHIILTKMDETSMYGTFINISEITGLPIAFVTNGQRVPDDIFEANSVELARIVAGEVLNHARSGGTSEKD